The genomic window ACTGAATCCCAGAATTTCATCTTTTCTTGCTGATCTGACCTGTGTGCTGATCTCAATTACTGATGCAAAGTCCGGGTCATACCGGATCAACTCAGCTGGATCTCCGTCAACAGAAATACTCTCCGGTTTCCGTATGAATTCATCAAAAGAGATCTCAATACTCTGATCCGAAGTTCTGCGGGCGTATAGAATTTCAGGCGGATCAAAATCTTTTTCGAAGACCGAATTTTCAGTACCGGCACTTTGTGAGCCATCAATATTCACAGCCCATTGCGACGGATCTGCTGAGGGGAGTACCGGATCTTTTTTCTCTAGGGAAGCACCATCTGCCGGCTCAGTCCAGTATTCATCATATTCCAGACGATCGATAGTAATACCGTCTCTGTCTTTCAGAATGATCTGGTCGCCTGACTCTCTAAGACTGATGCTTGTACCACCGTCTTCTATACTATGCGGATCACCGGTGATCAGGTATTCATCGGGAGCCAGATAACTGCGTTCAGGCAGTATATGGATCTCTCTGCTGCTGTTAAAAAGAGACCATCTGCTCAGATCCAGATTCTTGTTGCTGTTATTATATAGCTCAATGAATTCACCTGTACTGCCTTTGTATCTGAACTCATTGATGTTGATATCGCCGGGAAGTACTTCAGAGAATTTGAGATAGCGGATGCTTTCCGTTGCCGGGAGCATCATGTTGCCGAATATATCTGTAATTCCACTGATAGTCAGTTCATAGGATTGTCCGCTGACAAAGCTTTCCTGGGTGAACAGGGTCAGCGTGTTATTTTGCAGGGAGAAGTTATTTATCATGAGAGTGGGGGAAAGTTCAATTTCAGGGTATTCTTCAGCATAGGTGATCCTTTCCGAAAAATGGACCTGAAGAGATCGGTCGCTCAGATACTGCATATAAAGTAACTGGGGCGGGCTGGTGTCAGGGATTACCATATTTGGCTGACCCGGGGTTCCGCCATACTCCGATCTGCTGACCTGCCAGTTCTCTGAATAGACGGCAGAGACCTCATAGGATATTCTTTCCAGTGAAGAATCAGGGATACTCCAGTCATCGGTGTAGGCAAGAGAATCAAGTAAGCGATGCTCAGCATCATAGATCCGGATCTCATCAGACCCGTTATTCAGTGAGGGAAGTGAAAAATTCTGATAATTACCCGGGCCAAAAACATCTGCCAGTGAAGCTGAGTCTGCGGTAAAGATCAGGAAGGAGCCCGGTGACATAATAATTTCTTCTGTCCCTGTAGACCGAAAACTTCTGTTGTCAGCGATCTGAATACCGGATAAATTGAGATATTTATTACTGTGATTGTAGACTTCCAGGTACTCCGGCGAAGCAGGAGGAGGGTCGTTCATAAATTCACTGATCAGCAGATCGCCAGGTGATATCTTATCAAATATCGTGAAGGATATAAGAGTGTCGCTGAGAGACTGCCCGTTGGCTGCGAACAGATCACGGATCCTAAGGGAGGCAGGGCCCGAAGGGAACTCAGCATCGAATGTTAACAGCAGGGAGTCCGAAGAGATCAGTTCAGTTCCGGTTAATATAGCCGATGGAATATCCGTGGTGAATATAGCATCAGTTAACAGCTCTGGGTTCAAAGGAAGGTTGAACAACAGACTGATCTGATCCCTGCGGGGAACGGAGAGCTGCTGCAATTGCAGCGGTTTTGGTGTGATCGAGAAGTCGAATTTAAAAGCCCCGGTATTAGATGAAGTATATTTTGCAATAAAGCCAAACCATCCGGCATCCGTGAATTCATTATCACTTCCTTCTGCTTCCACGACCGGTTCCTGATCGTATGACCGACTAAGTCCCAGCGACCAATTTCCTTGTCTGCTTCGTTCGATCCTGAGCCGGATGGGGCCACCCTGTGCTACTACAGAGGTACTTTGCAGGATTATATTTCCCGGAGAGCCGGAGATTATTTTATGGAGGCTGACCCGGTCCTCACTGCCATTCTCTCCGATCTTTAGCGCATATCCGTTTGCAGTATCGGAGGAAGAATGCTGATCAGAGAGCAGATAGATCCAAAGGTTATTATTAGAGGAGGGACTAAAGTCCAGCTCGATATAGACCTCCCAGATCCCATAGGGCTCTGAAGCAGGAGCAAAAAGCTGTGACGTGCCGGCTGAATCAGCCGTCAGCTGCAACAGAGTGTTATTAGCCTGCATACTGAAGCTGAAGTCAGAAAGGGTTCCGGTCCAGCGGCTGAGATCCCTGCTGCTGAAGGATTCCTTAAATACGTAATTCTGAGCACTTATCCGGAGGGGAGAGAGAAGGATAAGTACGATCAGGGCCAACAAAAAATGCAGCCCTTTATTCTCTCTTTTCATGTAAGATATAACCGGTAAAAAAATAGGGTAAGAGGTTTCCACCTCTCACCCCTGGAAGGACTTTTGGAAGTGCGAACACTTCCGGTGATCAGTGGTTTTGAAGCCACTGACCAAGTCGGTAGTTAGACCCATAAAAAGTGCAGTCCTTACAGATTTTTTGTAGTTTTTTTGAGTACCTTTATTAGAAATATAAGTTCAATTAAAACAGGTTATTATATGAGAAGCCTTCCATTTGAGACAGACGATCTGAACGGCGGGTTCATGAAACTGGAGGGTATCCTGCGAGTGGAAGGGTCAAAACTGCACTTTGAATTCCAAAAAAAGGACGCAGTACTGGAAGCGTATCAGTCTGAAATAAATCAGGTGGTTATAGATCTCTATGAACTGGAATCCTCTGAATTTAAGAAAGGATTCTTCAGCAATAAACTGATCCTGAATGCTCCGAGAGCAGCGGTCTTTTCAGAAATTCCCGGCGGTCAACTCACAGTCAGAAAACTTAAGGTGAAAAAGAAATACCGGGATCTTGCAGCTAAGATATCCTCTAACATCAACCTGAAATTATCCGAGCAACGTCTTAAAGAAATGGAGGACTGATTGAGCATCCCGTACTCGTATACCCTGCAGGAAAAAGAGGGTAACCGAACGCATATTAAGGAAGTAAAGGGAGTGGTCAGTTTTAATGACCATGAACTGCTATTTGAATATAAGCTTTATGATCTGGCCGGTAACAGCATTTCGACTTTGAATAAATTCGGGCTGGAGCTGGATCTGCTCAAAAGAGTGGAGTATAAGGGAGGATGGTTTACGGGAGGAAAACTGGTATTCCAGGCCCGACAGCTTGTTTTCTTTGAACCATTACCCGGCAGTGAACAGGGAAAGATTAGCCTGAATATAGACCGGTCTCACCGTAATGATGCCATAGAATTCTCCTCCCGGTTGAACCTGGATATGTCCGAAAAACGACTCAGGGACCTGGAGGGAGACTGATCGTTTAGCCCAGATAGCCTTTCTTGTGCAGAAGCTCAGCATTCAGGATCGCTCCTCCTGCAGCTCCGCGTATCGTATTATGTGCCATTGCCATCAGACTGATGTCAAAGACCTCGGCCATTCGCAGTCGCCCGATATGTAGCTGCATACCGCCTTCCTGATCAGCATGAAGCCGTGGCTGAGGGTAAGTATCTTTTTCATGGATCTTGTACACTTCAGAAGGTGAGAAAGGCAGATTCAGCGCTGATATCGGGTTATGCCAGTTGCTGTAGGCGTCTCTGACTTCCTCGAGATCCGCAGGTTTCTTTTTGAATTTTATGGTAGCCGATAGCATGTGTCCGTTAAGAGTTGGCACCCGGGTGGCAGTGGCCTGAAGATCAAACTCTGCTGAAAGCAGTTTCCGGGTTTCGGGGCCGATCTTTGGCTCTTCTCCAGAAATAAAAGGAACGACATTACCGAGGATATCCAGGCTGGCTACTCCCGGGTAACCGGCACCGGATATGGCCTGCATGGTGGTGAGGATCACCGTGTCGACTCCAAAGGCATCATGCAAAGGTTTAAGAGCCATAGATAAGGGAACCGCCACACAATTAGGATTGGTCACAATCCAGCCACTGCCGTCTTTTGTGAATTCCTGCTTTTTGATCAGTTCGATCTGCTCGGGATTGATCTCGGGCACCAGCAGGGGCACGGTATCATCCATACGATAATTTTTTGCATTGGAGATCACCGGTATCCCGGCGCGGGCAAAAGCTCCTTCTATCTCACCGGCTACCGAAGAATCCAGCCCTGAAAACACGAAGTCCACATCGGAGAATTCTGCAGGATCACAATTTCGGACCGTCATGGCGGCCACTTTTGAAGGCAGTGTTATATCTTCGATCCAGTTAGCTGCTTCGGAATACTTCTTTCCGGAGGATCGCTCTGATGCCCCCAGCGCACTGATGCTGAACCAGGGATGATCTTGTAATAATCGAATGAATTTCTGTCCTACGGCTCCCGTAGCTCCTAAAATACCTACCTTCATCTTATATCGGTGAATAGATTAAAGAAAAACCAAAATTAACCATAATTGGGACTTAATTCCCGGTTTTAAGTGCATTTTATTCCTAAAGCCTAAATCCTTTTACAAATTCACATATAGAGTTCTATCAGATTCGATATTGCTTTTACTTTATGCTTATCTTGGGCCGTCTTTAAAAAAGGAACCAAATTAATTCATTCATGTCGAACCTGGACAATCTGGATAAGATCGTATCACTGTCAAAAGCACGGGGCTTTATTTTTCAATCATCTGAGATCTACGGAGGACTCAGTGCCGTTTATGATTACGGACCCCTGGGTGTGGAGCTTAAGAAGAATATTCGTGATCAGTGGTGGAAGGAAATGACTCAGCGCCACGATAATATTGTAGGTGTGGACGCGGCGATCTTTATGCATCCCAAGGTCTGGGAAGCAAGTGGTCATGTGGGAGGATTTAATGATCCTATGATCGATGATAAGCAGTCCAAGAAGCGGTACCGGGCCGACATGATCATAGAGCAATAT from Balneola sp. MJW-20 includes these protein-coding regions:
- a CDS encoding lamin tail domain-containing protein yields the protein MKRENKGLHFLLALIVLILLSPLRISAQNYVFKESFSSRDLSRWTGTLSDFSFSMQANNTLLQLTADSAGTSQLFAPASEPYGIWEVYIELDFSPSSNNNLWIYLLSDQHSSSDTANGYALKIGENGSEDRVSLHKIISGSPGNIILQSTSVVAQGGPIRLRIERSRQGNWSLGLSRSYDQEPVVEAEGSDNEFTDAGWFGFIAKYTSSNTGAFKFDFSITPKPLQLQQLSVPRRDQISLLFNLPLNPELLTDAIFTTDIPSAILTGTELISSDSLLLTFDAEFPSGPASLRIRDLFAANGQSLSDTLISFTIFDKISPGDLLISEFMNDPPPASPEYLEVYNHSNKYLNLSGIQIADNRSFRSTGTEEIIMSPGSFLIFTADSASLADVFGPGNYQNFSLPSLNNGSDEIRIYDAEHRLLDSLAYTDDWSIPDSSLERISYEVSAVYSENWQVSRSEYGGTPGQPNMVIPDTSPPQLLYMQYLSDRSLQVHFSERITYAEEYPEIELSPTLMINNFSLQNNTLTLFTQESFVSGQSYELTISGITDIFGNMMLPATESIRYLKFSEVLPGDININEFRYKGSTGEFIELYNNSNKNLDLSRWSLFNSSREIHILPERSYLAPDEYLITGDPHSIEDGGTSISLRESGDQIILKDRDGITIDRLEYDEYWTEPADGASLEKKDPVLPSADPSQWAVNIDGSQSAGTENSVFEKDFDPPEILYARRTSDQSIEISFDEFIRKPESISVDGDPAELIRYDPDFASVIEISTQVRSARKDEILGFSFLEDFKGNQSSILDIGVIQELKAGDLIINEVMFDPLVDPEDGIPDQAEYIELFNRQYFPISAEELFLHHQPDENGKITPMQSVDPDFKYAKGRSYFLFFADDTAKDISMSSLSTYFDLSERSVRHSSVINRGSLGLSSDSDQIYLSHHLLGSLDSLFYSSNWHNPNIYNTKGISLERISTEVPTNRDDNWGSNTGVSGGTPLSPNSVWQEPGKDIQDNRVSVSPNPFSPDGDGFEDHTIISYSLQDQDHLLRVRIFDRYGRFVRDLSSTQSAGMQGDLIWDGNDRNGQNCRAGLYIILFEATDQFNNRHFRVKKTVALAARRSSTEGP
- the asd gene encoding aspartate-semialdehyde dehydrogenase; its protein translation is MKVGILGATGAVGQKFIRLLQDHPWFSISALGASERSSGKKYSEAANWIEDITLPSKVAAMTVRNCDPAEFSDVDFVFSGLDSSVAGEIEGAFARAGIPVISNAKNYRMDDTVPLLVPEINPEQIELIKKQEFTKDGSGWIVTNPNCVAVPLSMALKPLHDAFGVDTVILTTMQAISGAGYPGVASLDILGNVVPFISGEEPKIGPETRKLLSAEFDLQATATRVPTLNGHMLSATIKFKKKPADLEEVRDAYSNWHNPISALNLPFSPSEVYKIHEKDTYPQPRLHADQEGGMQLHIGRLRMAEVFDISLMAMAHNTIRGAAGGAILNAELLHKKGYLG